TGCATCATCTCTCCAAAGCTCGCTGGTCCCTTTCCAATCTGGCGTCGATGTTGCGGCTGAACCTCTTTACCTATCGGGATCTGCGGGACTGGCTCGACAATCCCTTTCAAACACCACCGCTGACTCCGCCTTCCGTTCAGCTCGGTCTTCCCCTGCCGTTTCTTGGACAGCCGATAACAGCGTAAGGGGGGACCCGGATCAGAAAAACACAAAATGTCGCCCGGAAAAGGCTCTCCTATGCGGGGTCAGTCGTTAAACCTGTCCTGTTTTGGACAGCAGTGAGTTAGTGGCTTTCGCGATTTCGTTGCCGTCGCCGTCGAGGAGCGAAAACGACGTCTTCGGAATCGACTCGACCCGCTGATTTTTCAGCCGAACGGAGACGGCATTTTCGTCTGCTTTAACGACAATTCCGAGCGAGCCGTTCACATACTTGAATCCCGGGTCGTTCATCCGGATCATGACCAGCGCGGACTCCTTGATCTGCAAAATCTCCGGAATGGGGGCCTGTTTTTTCAGCGATTCGATCGCGCGCGGCTCCCCCGAATATTCGGTCGGAAATTCCCTCAATGGTTTTTTGATGCCGGCAAGACGTTCGCGATTGATTCGTTCGGCCATTTCGCGTCGGGGAAAGAGGTACGTCGTGTCCGGCCGATTCATTCCTTCTTCGAAATCGACTTTTCGATTCAGATACGTCTGCACGTCGTCGTTTATAATACCGTCGCGGACATAATTGAGAATCCGGGTGTAATCCCGATCCTGCGACCGGACGATTGTTTTCAAAACGACCGGGACGAATCGCGATTGCCGCCACGACTCATCGAGAAAGGCCCATTCTTTGGCTTGCCCGCCGGGGTTTACCGGGGGAAGTTGGGCGAAATCCCCCACGGTGATCACGCGCGCCCCACCCCAGGGCGCGTGAATTTTCCTCGCCCGGCGGCAAATCGCTTCGGCCGCGCGCAACGTCGAACCGGAGATCATCGAAATTTCATCCAAGATAAAACCTTCGATCTTTCGAAGCCTTTTCACGACCCGTTTGCTCTCCAGCGCCCGTTCGACCGTTTTCTCAATTCCCCCTTCCATAATGCCCAGGCCGAAAAAGCTATGAAACGTGCGCCCGCCGACGAGAACGGCGGCGGCGCCCGTGCTGGCGACGATGGGAAACGTTTTACGGTCCTTGTCTCTAAGAAATTGGCGGATCAAGAAACTTTTTCCGCTTCCGGCGACCCCTGTAACAAAATGATTGTTCCGGCTGTTCGTAAGCTCTCGCAGCGCTCGTTGCTGGCAGGGGCTCAGGTCATGCACCGTTCCGCGCCTTGCGTTTGGAGGAGAGTTCCAGATCGGCGTACGCCGCCACCTCCACCAATTGCTCCAGCGGTGCTTCGAGGCGGGGGTCCTGATGGCTCTGGAGGACCACTTCCTTCGCGAAGAGCATCGCGAGGTAGCGGAGCCGGAGGGCGGGGCGATCCGCGAGCGCCCGGTATTCCAGATGGCCGGCGTTCACTTCCCACCGGCCGCTCACCACGCGCGAACGCCACGGGGCTCCCGGCTGGCTTACAAACTCAGGCTCCGGGATTCCTTCTTTGGAGCGGCGGCTGTAGATCTCTTCGAGAACCTCCACGGCGACCTCCGCCCGCGCTTCGCGACCTCCTCCCCGTGCGATCACCGAAAGCGTTCCGGCTCCGGGCCGGTCGGAAGCTTCGAGCGTGGCCCGTCCGATCCCTTCGTCCATCGTTTCCTCAACGAGGACAGCGGCGGTTCCCGAGACCGCCCAACGGAATTCGACGGCTTCCTTTATCGCCTGTCCTTCGGAATCGAGGGGAAGCGCACGGATATTTTTCCGGCCGCCGCAGACGATCTTCACGGTTTCCGGTGAGATCCGGACTTTTTCCAGCGGTCCGGGCGGAAGAAGCGTGGCGGCGGAAACATCGAACGTTTCGTCCTCGCGTTCGGGAGGAGGAAGTTCGGTTGCAACCGCATCGTTCGTTTCGCTTCCGCCATTGCCATCCGGGGCGCCGGTCAACGTAAGATCGGTGACGGGGAGAAGGGCGTAGCGGGGGCGATGCCGGTAGAAGTCGCGAAACGCCCGCTGGAGATCCCGGATGAGCGAACGATCCTGCTCTTTGGAGCGGTGATGTTCGAGGCTTTCCAGGACGCCCGCGAGGACCGGTTCGAATTCGATGAATGCTTTGGCGAACGCTTCGGCCGCATCGTCGACGGCGACGCCCCGGCGGCTTCCGGGCGCGACGGCAAACCCGGAAAAATCGACGAACCCCGAGAGGCGCGGGTCGGTCCAAGGGGGATGGTCGAGACCGAGCGCCCCGAGTTCGTGGAAGCCTTGGGCTACAAGGCTTCCCGAAGAATAGATTCCGATTCCCAGTCGTTCGCCGTTCCCGTCATTCTCGCCGGAAAAATAAAACTCCATCCGGATCTCCGGGTATCCGGGCACGGGGAGGGGGCCGATTCCCGAAAGACGTTCGCCGAGAAAACGGGGAGGGCGGACGTGAATCGGCTTTTTCGCCGCTCCTCGCGCCATCCGGTCCTCCACGACAAGCTCCACCTCTCTTGCGAGGAGCTGACCGCGAAGTTCGGAGGAGAGGAAATCGGCCATCCGCCTTCCCACGAGTGCGCCCATCGCACCGGTGTGAAGTCCGAGGACGATCACTTCCGTGAACTTCTCTCCCAGGGAAAGTCGCCCGCGCAACGGCTCGATCAGAAAATCGGGCCGGTCCCGATAGAGAACCAGCCGGTACGGGGGCTGACCGGGGAGGAAACTGCGCATCTCGAGCATCTGACCGAGGCTCCAAAAGCCGAGCAAGCCGATCCCGTACTGACCTTGCGTCAGGAGAGCGAGGCGTTCTTGAGGGGAAAGCGAGCGCTTTCGGCTGTGGCCGATGTGCGTGGCGATGTAACGAAGGGCGTCCGGCCGCTCCATCTCGGGGATGACCCCCGAGCCATCGTCGAAAACTTTAAGACAAGGAACCCCCTTTTCGCGCACACGGACCACGCGGATCCGGCGGGCGCCGGCATCGAGACTGTTCTGAACCAGCTCCGCCAGAGCTTTGCGCGGGTCCGGCTGGCTGAGCGCGAGCCAGCGGATCAGTTCAAAGGGGTCGTGCGCCCGTACCCGGCCGCGCAGGATGTCCCGGTCTTTTTTGGATTTTCTTCGGGGCTTAAGCCTCGGGTTTGCCTCGGCGGTATTCGGAGTGGCCATGTTCACGCCGCCAGCTATCACAGCGACCCGGAGGAGTCCACCCGCCGACCCCGCAGTTTCATTTTGCTTTCTCGGGATGCGAAGGAATGGTAAATCAGTTTTGAAT
The sequence above is a segment of the Bdellovibrionota bacterium genome. Coding sequences within it:
- a CDS encoding AAA family ATPase; amino-acid sequence: MHDLSPCQQRALRELTNSRNNHFVTGVAGSGKSFLIRQFLRDKDRKTFPIVASTGAAAVLVGGRTFHSFFGLGIMEGGIEKTVERALESKRVVKRLRKIEGFILDEISMISGSTLRAAEAICRRARKIHAPWGGARVITVGDFAQLPPVNPGGQAKEWAFLDESWRQSRFVPVVLKTIVRSQDRDYTRILNYVRDGIINDDVQTYLNRKVDFEEGMNRPDTTYLFPRREMAERINRERLAGIKKPLREFPTEYSGEPRAIESLKKQAPIPEILQIKESALVMIRMNDPGFKYVNGSLGIVVKADENAVSVRLKNQRVESIPKTSFSLLDGDGNEIAKATNSLLSKTGQV
- a CDS encoding ATP-binding protein; the protein is MATPNTAEANPRLKPRRKSKKDRDILRGRVRAHDPFELIRWLALSQPDPRKALAELVQNSLDAGARRIRVVRVREKGVPCLKVFDDGSGVIPEMERPDALRYIATHIGHSRKRSLSPQERLALLTQGQYGIGLLGFWSLGQMLEMRSFLPGQPPYRLVLYRDRPDFLIEPLRGRLSLGEKFTEVIVLGLHTGAMGALVGRRMADFLSSELRGQLLAREVELVVEDRMARGAAKKPIHVRPPRFLGERLSGIGPLPVPGYPEIRMEFYFSGENDGNGERLGIGIYSSGSLVAQGFHELGALGLDHPPWTDPRLSGFVDFSGFAVAPGSRRGVAVDDAAEAFAKAFIEFEPVLAGVLESLEHHRSKEQDRSLIRDLQRAFRDFYRHRPRYALLPVTDLTLTGAPDGNGGSETNDAVATELPPPEREDETFDVSAATLLPPGPLEKVRISPETVKIVCGGRKNIRALPLDSEGQAIKEAVEFRWAVSGTAAVLVEETMDEGIGRATLEASDRPGAGTLSVIARGGGREARAEVAVEVLEEIYSRRSKEGIPEPEFVSQPGAPWRSRVVSGRWEVNAGHLEYRALADRPALRLRYLAMLFAKEVVLQSHQDPRLEAPLEQLVEVAAYADLELSSKRKARNGA